From the genome of Saccharicrinis carchari, one region includes:
- a CDS encoding arginine deiminase, whose translation MSETIQTSVYSEIGEIEGVILHTPGSEVENMTPGNAERALYSDILNLSVAQEEYQQLHGVLCKITKTLQVKDLLTEILGIPEVKESLVRKICKSEEVRSLRKRMLNLEAAELANQLIEGVPLNKDSLTGFLSDERNALRPLHNFFFTRDASMALYNQVLIGKMANKVRSREAMVMEAIFKHSAHLNTKTINPDSAKHDKNKITIEGGDLLVAREDILIVGTGLRTSTHGVDFIIEQIKKNNGKHSIVVQQLPSKPESFIHLDMVFTLLDRDFCMVYDPIIMQPNKYQTILISIEDGKVKNIEKQSNLVQCLHGLGLPLKPLYCGGRKDIWIQEREQWHSGANFFAVGPGKVIGYARNVYTLEEMNNNGFEVIPAADVINNKINLNAYKKYVITINGAELARGGGGGRCMTMPIRRKKVEW comes from the coding sequence ATGTCTGAAACCATACAAACGAGCGTTTATTCCGAGATAGGTGAAATTGAAGGTGTGATATTGCACACCCCGGGCAGCGAAGTGGAAAATATGACCCCGGGCAACGCCGAAAGAGCTTTGTACAGTGATATATTAAACTTGTCGGTTGCCCAAGAAGAGTATCAGCAATTGCATGGTGTGCTTTGTAAAATAACCAAAACCTTGCAGGTTAAGGATTTGTTGACAGAAATACTCGGAATTCCCGAAGTAAAGGAAAGTCTGGTTCGTAAAATTTGCAAGTCGGAGGAAGTGAGGTCCTTAAGAAAACGTATGCTAAATTTAGAAGCAGCGGAGTTGGCCAATCAGCTTATTGAAGGGGTGCCATTAAATAAGGATAGTTTAACAGGTTTTTTATCGGACGAGCGGAATGCACTGCGCCCTTTGCACAACTTTTTTTTTACAAGAGATGCTTCCATGGCCTTGTATAATCAAGTGCTTATTGGAAAAATGGCCAACAAGGTGCGCAGCCGGGAAGCTATGGTGATGGAAGCTATTTTTAAGCACTCTGCACATTTGAACACGAAAACAATAAACCCCGATAGTGCAAAGCACGACAAAAATAAAATTACTATTGAAGGGGGCGATTTGTTAGTTGCCCGCGAAGATATTCTGATTGTTGGTACCGGTTTGCGCACCAGTACACATGGTGTTGATTTTATTATTGAGCAAATAAAAAAGAACAATGGGAAACATAGTATTGTGGTTCAGCAGCTTCCGTCAAAACCGGAGAGTTTCATACATTTAGATATGGTGTTTACCTTATTGGATAGGGACTTTTGTATGGTGTACGATCCCATAATAATGCAACCCAACAAGTATCAAACTATCCTTATTTCTATTGAGGATGGTAAGGTGAAAAACATTGAAAAACAAAGCAACTTGGTGCAATGTCTGCATGGCTTGGGCTTGCCACTAAAACCGCTCTATTGTGGCGGGCGAAAAGATATTTGGATTCAGGAACGCGAACAATGGCATAGCGGCGCTAATTTTTTTGCTGTCGGTCCGGGTAAAGTTATTGGCTATGCCCGCAATGTATATACCTTGGAGGAGATGAATAATAACGGTTTTGAGGTAATTCCTGCGGCCGATGTGATCAATAATAAAATCAATTTAAATGCGTATAAAAAATATGTAATTACTATCAATGGCGCCGAGCTGGCTCGTGGTGGGGGTGGTGGGCGATGTATGACCATGCCCATACGGCGGAAAAAAGTGGAGTGGTAG
- a CDS encoding CapA family protein, whose protein sequence is MNIKAQALFIFFVTTLLPLSAQDTTSVSLVFVGDVMGHDTQINSAYDKHTGTYRYDECFKYVSNIFNDADFAIANLEVTLAGPPFKGYPQFSSPDALAVALRDAGINAMVTANNHCVDRRRQGLERTADVLDSLGVPRTGTFKDKADRDKHNPMLLHKNGIKIALLNYTYGTNGIPVTKPNRVNLLQEDVIVSDIVEARKMNPNKIIAFVHWGAEYQTLPNAEQKKFNAIFKNNGVHVVIGSHPHVVQPILFDEDHFVVYSLGNFVSNQRKAPRDGGTIVRLELSKIGNKTIVSDAGYYLTWVHTPIVEGKKEFMVLPVSPFEQAPLFMDDKAHARLCEYAAEARDVYKHNTNTKEYFFDKHLPGWKKNRDY, encoded by the coding sequence ATGAACATAAAAGCACAAGCTCTTTTTATTTTTTTTGTAACGACACTGTTACCATTGTCAGCCCAGGATACCACCTCGGTATCGTTGGTTTTTGTGGGCGATGTGATGGGGCACGACACCCAAATAAACAGTGCCTACGATAAGCATACCGGAACTTACCGCTATGATGAATGCTTTAAATATGTAAGCAATATATTTAACGATGCTGATTTTGCCATTGCTAACCTCGAAGTTACGCTGGCCGGTCCCCCATTCAAAGGTTATCCCCAGTTTAGTTCGCCGGATGCCCTGGCCGTTGCTTTACGCGATGCCGGTATCAACGCCATGGTAACTGCCAACAACCATTGTGTGGACAGGAGAAGGCAAGGGCTGGAAAGAACCGCAGATGTGCTCGATAGCCTGGGGGTACCGCGTACGGGCACATTTAAAGATAAGGCAGATAGAGACAAACATAACCCCATGCTTTTACACAAGAATGGAATTAAAATAGCCCTCCTCAATTACACTTACGGCACCAATGGCATACCGGTAACCAAACCCAATAGGGTTAACCTTTTACAAGAGGATGTAATTGTGAGCGATATAGTGGAAGCCAGAAAAATGAATCCGAATAAAATAATTGCTTTTGTGCACTGGGGTGCGGAATACCAAACCTTGCCCAACGCCGAACAAAAAAAGTTTAACGCTATTTTTAAAAACAACGGTGTGCACGTAGTGATTGGATCACACCCCCATGTTGTGCAGCCCATTCTTTTTGACGAGGATCACTTTGTGGTATATTCATTGGGTAACTTTGTGTCGAATCAGCGGAAAGCGCCACGCGACGGCGGAACAATTGTTCGTTTGGAACTGAGTAAGATAGGCAATAAAACCATTGTGAGCGATGCCGGATATTATTTAACCTGGGTGCATACTCCCATAGTTGAAGGCAAAAAAGAATTTATGGTTCTTCCCGTATCACCCTTCGAGCAAGCGCCTCTGTTTATGGATGATAAGGCACATGCCAGATTATGCGAATATGCCGCCGAAGCACGTGATGTGTATAAGCACAACACCAACACAAAGGAATATTTTTTTGATAAACACCTGCCCGGCTGGAAAAAAAATAGGGATTATTAG
- a CDS encoding AMP-dependent synthetase/ligase, translating to MIFERTFDILKHLKKTNPKSDVLNAKLNGEWYAFSVVEYHDKAKQFALGLLSLGFKKGDKIATISNNRPEWNFVDMGMAMVGVIHVPIYPTISDEEFKYIFKHSEVKMVIVSDVGLYQTIKPLAKKINSIEHLLTFNDVPGAEKWSMVNKLGVKNMATYKGEYKRVKSTITSSDIASIIYTSGTTGPPKGVMLTHGNFMHNVHGVWDLFPLDVNTRVLSFLPLCHVYERMVNYLFQAKGVSIYYAESLGTIAADMASAKVHAFATVPRVIERIYDRIVSKGEDLSGIKKIIFFWAMRLGERYGIENNNSAFYQWKLKLARKLVFSKWHESFGGHLGLVISGGAALQPRLSRLFFAAGIHLMEGYGLTETAPVIATNHTKLPGNMMIGTVGPVLQNIEVKIATDGEILTKGPCVMKGYYKSPELTAEVIDADGWFHTGDIGQLIKGRFLKITDRKKEMFKTSSGKYIAPQSIENQLKESIFIEQAMVVGESEKFASALISPNFDYLHMWAHEHKVHFRDNKELVKNGEVIKAFQKEVNKTNKYLGEHEHIKRFRLVCEPWSAPTGELSPTLKLKRRVLYNKYANLIRKIYGYESDEENRGTISFYGV from the coding sequence ATGATATTTGAGAGAACCTTTGATATTTTAAAGCACCTAAAAAAAACGAATCCCAAAAGTGATGTTTTAAATGCCAAATTAAATGGCGAATGGTATGCCTTCAGTGTGGTTGAATATCACGATAAAGCAAAACAATTTGCTCTTGGTTTATTGAGTCTGGGCTTTAAAAAAGGGGATAAAATTGCTACAATTTCTAATAATCGTCCCGAATGGAACTTTGTTGATATGGGTATGGCCATGGTAGGTGTTATTCATGTGCCCATTTATCCCACTATTAGCGACGAGGAGTTTAAATATATTTTTAAACATTCGGAGGTTAAAATGGTGATTGTGTCCGATGTGGGTCTTTACCAAACGATTAAACCCCTGGCCAAAAAAATTAATAGCATTGAACACTTGCTCACCTTTAACGACGTACCCGGTGCCGAAAAATGGAGTATGGTAAACAAATTGGGCGTTAAAAATATGGCGACCTATAAAGGGGAATACAAACGTGTAAAAAGCACAATTACATCGTCGGATATAGCCTCCATTATTTACACCTCAGGTACCACAGGGCCACCTAAGGGCGTAATGCTCACTCATGGTAACTTTATGCATAACGTGCATGGCGTGTGGGATTTGTTTCCTTTGGATGTAAATACACGGGTGTTGAGCTTTCTGCCCCTTTGCCATGTATATGAACGAATGGTTAACTATCTTTTTCAGGCTAAGGGCGTAAGTATTTACTATGCCGAAAGTTTGGGTACCATTGCTGCCGATATGGCTTCGGCCAAGGTGCATGCTTTTGCCACGGTGCCACGGGTTATTGAGCGCATCTACGATCGCATCGTTTCCAAAGGTGAGGATCTGAGTGGAATTAAAAAAATAATTTTCTTTTGGGCTATGCGGCTGGGCGAGAGGTACGGTATTGAAAATAACAATAGTGCATTTTACCAATGGAAACTGAAATTGGCACGTAAACTGGTGTTTAGTAAATGGCACGAGTCTTTTGGCGGACATCTGGGGCTGGTTATTTCGGGTGGTGCAGCCTTACAGCCTCGTTTAAGCCGCTTGTTTTTTGCCGCAGGAATACACCTGATGGAAGGATACGGCCTTACGGAAACGGCTCCGGTAATTGCTACCAACCACACAAAACTGCCTGGCAATATGATGATAGGCACGGTGGGACCGGTGCTGCAAAATATAGAGGTAAAGATAGCTACCGACGGTGAGATACTGACCAAAGGCCCATGTGTTATGAAAGGGTATTATAAATCACCGGAATTAACCGCCGAGGTTATCGATGCAGATGGATGGTTCCATACCGGCGACATTGGCCAGTTGATTAAAGGTCGGTTTCTGAAAATAACGGATCGAAAAAAAGAGATGTTTAAAACATCGAGCGGTAAATACATTGCGCCACAAAGCATCGAAAATCAATTGAAAGAGTCTATTTTTATTGAACAGGCCATGGTAGTAGGCGAAAGTGAGAAGTTTGCCAGTGCATTAATTTCACCTAACTTCGACTACCTGCATATGTGGGCCCATGAGCACAAGGTGCATTTTAGAGACAATAAAGAATTGGTGAAAAATGGTGAGGTAATCAAAGCTTTTCAGAAAGAAGTAAACAAAACTAACAAGTACTTAGGAGAACATGAACATATAAAACGATTCAGGTTGGTTTGCGAACCATGGTCGGCGCCAACCGGGGAGCTATCGCCGACGTTAAAACTAAAGCGGCGCGTACTGTATAATAAATATGCCAACTTAATAAGGAAAATATATGGCTATGAATCGGACGAGGAAAACCGTGGAACAATCAGCTTTTATGGGGTGTAA